One Halanaerobium hydrogeniformans genomic window, TGAAGAGGGTCTTGAACGTGAGGTTGAGTTTTTAAAAGATTTATATCTGTAAATAAATTTTAATGTATACTTTTTTATCCGGAGTTGATTTCAAATGCTAACAGCACTAATAATGGCTGGAGGAGAAGGAACCAGATTCTGGCCTTTAAGCAGAAAAGATAATCCAAAACAATTTTTTAAATTAAATGATGACCAAAAAACAATGTTACAGGAGACTGTAGCCAGAATAAAAGAACTTGTACCAATAGAACAGGTCTTTATAGCTACCAATGCAGCTTATCAGGAAGCCATTAAAAGGCAGCTTGATGGAATACCTTCAGAAAATATAATAGTAGAACCAATGAAAAGAAATACAGCTGCCTGTATAGGTCTTTCTTCAGTAGTTATAGAAAATAAATATCCTGGTTCAGCAATGATTGTCTTACCTGCAGATCATTTAATAAAAGATGAAAAGAAATTTATTGATATTTTGTCTAAAGCAGTAATGACAGCTGCAACAGGTAAAAATCTTGTTACTTTAGGTATTAAACCAACCCATCCAGAAACAGGTTACGGCTATATCCATTATGGTAATCACCTACATACAATTGATGGAGACCAGGTATTTGAAGTTCAAAACTTTACTGAAAAACCTGATTTAGATACAGCTAAAGAATTTTTAGAAGCTGGTAACTATCTCTGGAACAGCGGCATGTTTATCTGTCAGCTGGATAGTATCTTATATAATATAGAAAAACATCTACCTGAGATGTATAGTTCCTTATTAAAAATAAAAAAGGCTTTAGGAACAGATTTAGAAAAGAAAGTTATTAAAGAAGAATTTGAACAGATGGAAAGTGTATCTATCGACTATGGAATCATGAAAAGAGCAGATGATATCTTTGTTATTCCCTCCTCTTTTGGCTGGGATGATTTAGGCAGCTGGCCTGTTCTGGAGAGAGTTGAAAAAATAGATAATGATGGTAATGTGGTAATTGGTAAACATTACGGTATAGATACTACTAATCCTATTATTCACAGTCCGAATAAGGTAGTAACTACCATTGGACTTGATGATGTAGTTATTATGGATACAGAGGATGCTATTTTAATCTGTGATAAAAAAAGAGCTCAAGAAGTAAAAGAGATCAGAAATATTCTGGCAGCTGATGGGCTGGAGGATTGTTTGTAGGAGTTTATTTTTCTTTATATTAATTAATACCTAAATTAAACTTCAAAATTATTTTCAGAAAATTTAAAATAAACTTGCTTTTTGTGAACATCTGTTTTATAATGTTCTTATAAATTAGTTAATGTGAAGGAAATATTACATGAAGCTAACTCATGAGATTAGAGACCCTATACATATTTTTATTAAACTTTCTTCGGAAGAAAGGAAAGTCTTAGATTCTCCGCAATTTCAGCGTTTACGCTATATTCACCAATTAGCATTAACATATCTAGTTTATCCAGGGGCAACCCATAATCGCTTTGAACATTCATTAGGTACAATGGAACTGGCAAGTACTGAAGAATTAAACT contains:
- a CDS encoding mannose-1-phosphate guanylyltransferase, which encodes MLTALIMAGGEGTRFWPLSRKDNPKQFFKLNDDQKTMLQETVARIKELVPIEQVFIATNAAYQEAIKRQLDGIPSENIIVEPMKRNTAACIGLSSVVIENKYPGSAMIVLPADHLIKDEKKFIDILSKAVMTAATGKNLVTLGIKPTHPETGYGYIHYGNHLHTIDGDQVFEVQNFTEKPDLDTAKEFLEAGNYLWNSGMFICQLDSILYNIEKHLPEMYSSLLKIKKALGTDLEKKVIKEEFEQMESVSIDYGIMKRADDIFVIPSSFGWDDLGSWPVLERVEKIDNDGNVVIGKHYGIDTTNPIIHSPNKVVTTIGLDDVVIMDTEDAILICDKKRAQEVKEIRNILAADGLEDCL